A genomic window from Lotus japonicus ecotype B-129 chromosome 1, LjGifu_v1.2 includes:
- the LOC130728413 gene encoding secreted RxLR effector protein 161-like has protein sequence MVGSLRFICHTRPEISYSVGLVSRFMSEPRHPHLIAAKRILRYLKGTLSFGILFPFQDEKVGLQLVAYSDSDWCGDLVDRKSTMGYIFTFAGAPISWCSKKQSVVALSTCEAEYISTCSAACQALWLHTLLLELQISVGDYVELLVDNRSAIDLSKNPVSHGRSKHIEIKYHFLRDQVSKGKIRIKHCSTDLQLADILTKPLRADKFKDFRRLIGVTSIQ, from the coding sequence ATGGTGGGGAGCCTAAGGTTCATTTGTCACACTAGGCCTGAGATTTCATACAGTGTTGGCTTGGTGAGCAGGTTCATGAGTGAGCCAAGACATCCTCACTTGATAGCTGCCAAGAGAATTCTGAGGTACCTGAAAGGAACATTATCATTTGGCATCTTATTTCCATTCCAAGATGAGAAGGTTGGGCTACAACTTGTAGCCTATTCAGACTCTGATTGGTGTGGTGACTTGGTGGATCGAAAGAGTACTATGGGGTACATTTTTACCTTTGCAGGTGCTCCTATCTCTTGGTGTTCTAAGAAGCAATCAGTAGTTGCTCTCTCAACATGTGAGGCTGAATACATCTCTACTTGCTCAGCTGCATGTCAAGCATTATGGCTCCATACTTTGCTTCTTGAGTTGCAAATCAGTGTTGGTGATTATGTGGAGTTACTGGTGGATAATAGATCTGCTATAGACCTGTCCAAGAACCCTGTATCACATGGACGCAGCAAGCATATAGAGATCAAGTACCACTTTCTCAGAGATCAAGTCAGCAAAGGAAAGATTAGAATCAAGCACTGCAGTACTGACCTACAGCTTGCAGACATTTTGACAAAGCCATTACGTGCAGACAAGTTCAAAGATTTTAGAAGACTAATTGGTGTTACTTCCATCCAGTAG